The Thermaerobacter subterraneus DSM 13965 sequence CCCCAGGCCACAGCCATCCCGCAGCACCCGCCCGGCAGGATCGCCGGACGTGCCGGCGGCCCCCGCCAGCCTTCCGGCGGCCGCTCCTCACCGGGTCGCGAGGCCGGGCCGGTACCCGCCGGCCGCGGAGCGGGAGGGTCCGACCTGGCGGGCCGGGCGCCCTTCCTTCGACTCTGGCACCGTGCCATGCTTACCGTGACCGTTACCTGAAACATCATCATCTGCTTCAGGTAGCCGATTCTTGCGGATCGGCGGTGCCGGTCTTACCCGGCCATGCGCCGGTGCCGGCTTCCCGCTTCCTCCGGGATCGCCTGCCTTGCGGCAGGTCTTCCATCCCGTCCACGGGCGTTTTCCGTCTCCGGACCACTCCCGGCGACGGCGGCCACCAGGGCCGCGAGATTCCGGGCCGCGTTTTCGTCCCGGTCGAGCACGAGCCCGCATTCCTCACAGCGGAAAACGCGTTGCGAAAGCGGCAGCGACGGCTTGACCGCACCGCACCGCGAGCAACGCTTGCTGTTGGGATCGAAGGGCGGCGCTTCGACCAGAACCGCCCCGTGCCAGGGACACTTGTAGCTGAGCTGGCGGCGGATCTCCGTCAGGGCCGCATCGGCCAGCACCCGGGCCAGCCGCCGGTTCTTCAGCATGCCCGCCCCGGCACCCATTGACACCGGTGGCCGCACCTGGTTAGGGAGGGCCGCACCGGGGACGGGTGGAAGGGCCGGCAGCGGGGTCCCGACACCGCCGGGATCGTCGGGGGATGGCGGCTCCGTCCGGCCCGGCGGGCCGGGGACGTCCGGGAAGGGTTTGTGGGGAAGCCGCGGGAGGGATGCACGGTGGGCCACGCGGGCCGGTCCGGCAATGGACCCCCGGCGGGACGCCGGGGCGCGGGGCCCGTCAGGCCGGGCCCCCGGCCCCGGCGTTCCCGGCCTCCAGGCCTTCCACCAGGGCCCGGTAGAGCAGCAGCAGGGCCGCCTGGGCCGAGCGGGTCTTGACGGTGTCACGGTCGCCCAGGAAGCGGTGGCGTTCCACCCGGCTTCCTCCCGGGCCGGCGACGGCCACGTAGACGGTGCCCACCGGCTTTTCCGGCGTACCGCCGCCCGGACCGGCGATGCCCGTGGTGGCCACGCCCCAGTGGGCTCCGAACATGCGCCGCACGCCCGCCGCCATGGCCCGGGCCACCACCTCGCTCACCGCGCCGTGGGCCGCCAGGTCGTGGGGGCTGACCCCCAGGGCCAGCACCTTGGCGGCATTGGCGTACGCCACCACGCCGGCCAGGAAGTAGGCGGAGCTTCCCGGCACGGCGGTGAGGCGGTCGGCCACCCGCCCGGCGGTGCAGGACTCCGCCACCGCCACCGTTTCGG is a genomic window containing:
- a CDS encoding RNA-guided endonuclease InsQ/TnpB family protein; this translates as MGAGAGMLKNRRLARVLADAALTEIRRQLSYKCPWHGAVLVEAPPFDPNSKRCSRCGAVKPSLPLSQRVFRCEECGLVLDRDENAARNLAALVAAVAGSGPETENARGRDGRPAARQAIPEEAGSRHRRMAG